The genomic stretch ACGGATAGGGCATggagagtgcgattttgttcaccctctttaaGGAGGGTGACCATCACCATCCTGTTATTTTAACCCCCAAAGCAGTGGGGTGATGGTCACCCTCGTTAAAGAGAAATCGCACTCGGACATTGATGCTTCTTTAGCCTTAAGTCACATCCATCATCAGaagatataaaagaaaattgaataaatttctCTTGTCCAAATTGTGTTCCTTCCTCCATATAAATGCTTATGCTGTGGTCTCGgaacttgaagaagaagaaagaagatggtTTCAAACTTCGTCAATCTTCTTCATCACCTCCAAGCCCAACCCTTGTGGATACTTCTTCTCTCCGCTCTTGGTTTTCTCTCCCTCCTCACCCACTTCTTCTTTCTCATCAACTGGCTCTACATCACCCTCCTCCGGCCCCCAAAGAACCTCAGAAACTACGGCTCCTGGGCTCTCATCACCGGTGCCACCGATGGCATCGGCAAAGCCTTCGCCTTCCAACTCGCCCAGCAAGGCCTCAACCTTGTTCTGGTGAGCCGGAGCTACCACAAGCTCCGATATGTCGCCGCAGAAATCCAAGCCCGGTATCCAGACACCAAGATCAAGGAGGTCGCCTTGGACTTGTCCAGCGGCGGCGCAGCCGTGGAGGGGGCGGTGGAAGGGCTGGATGTGGGTGTTTTGGTGAATAATGTTGGAGTTACCTACCCGGCGGCGAGGTTCTTCCACGAGGTGGAGGAGGAGGTGTGGATGAAGGTGGTGAGAGTGAACTTGGAGGCCACCACCAGAGTCACCAGAGCTGTTCTTCCCGGCATGGTCAA from Diospyros lotus cultivar Yz01 chromosome 9, ASM1463336v1, whole genome shotgun sequence encodes the following:
- the LOC127810361 gene encoding very-long-chain 3-oxoacyl-CoA reductase-like protein At1g24470, with protein sequence MVSNFVNLLHHLQAQPLWILLLSALGFLSLLTHFFFLINWLYITLLRPPKNLRNYGSWALITGATDGIGKAFAFQLAQQGLNLVLVSRSYHKLRYVAAEIQARYPDTKIKEVALDLSSGGAAVEGAVEGLDVGVLVNNVGVTYPAARFFHEVEEEVWMKVVRVNLEATTRVTRAVLPGMVKRRRGAIVNIGSGAAVVVPSHPLFAIYAATKAYVDQLSRSLYVEYKDMGVDVQCQVPLYVSTKMASEVASIHRSSLFAPSPEKYAEAAVARIGFEARCSPYWAHSLQWFFASMLPERILDSWRLAIGIRRRQSSLIGPSAGRDKAP